A window of Chloracidobacterium sp. N contains these coding sequences:
- a CDS encoding protein kinase domain-containing protein translates to MPPGDTLGPYTLVRLLGRGAFGQVWLAERRTALAVTRVALKIPLADDVDLDAIRKEASIWAQASGHPNVLPIIEADIYDGQVVIVSEYAPDGSLVDWLARKGGVVSLPEAAKMVDGILAGLEHLHARQIVHRDLKPANVLLQGETPRLADFGIARVVRATSHTGHIAGTPAYMPPEAFDGVRTEQGDLWAAGVVFQQLITGGLPFPQPDLTSLMAAILTREPAPLPADFPPAVRSFLATALCKDPARRFATATAMRRALAQAVAASAPVGAWGASPATAPARPATDSRAAAVTVPAASVPAPVSTPAGAAPSAIPATPTADTLPLPPDRAAGLGPAASAALGSHNKNRLDSETPGTESRGNQGRESQGRESQGRESQGWWWIAAGVAVTLLLGATLFLALLVYFQGQAFRSQAQPAPVPPVVEPVPSPPAPTASDTPAEPAAEPPAPPTSLEPGSEGFYVIAFSAKTAEAAEARKQSYLKAGLQPFVVKTDDWTNFEPGFYIVALGIYPTEAEAKAVASLAKEKGISAYTKASGPPRQPEAAGPDAPNPDDVPGDFPEASLRDLTDDDLRDLTAEELRLMRNEILARHGYRFSDPELAAHFGAQPWYHPTDGNAEDKLTAVERRNIARIRQAEKQARAAERTPKD, encoded by the coding sequence ATGCCGCCGGGTGACACGCTGGGGCCATACACTCTTGTCCGCCTGCTCGGACGTGGCGCTTTCGGGCAGGTCTGGCTGGCGGAACGGCGTACGGCGCTGGCCGTGACGCGCGTGGCCCTCAAAATCCCACTGGCGGACGATGTGGACCTCGATGCCATCCGCAAGGAGGCGTCCATCTGGGCCCAGGCCAGCGGCCATCCCAACGTGCTGCCCATCATTGAGGCCGACATTTACGACGGCCAGGTGGTCATCGTCAGCGAGTACGCCCCGGACGGTTCGCTGGTGGACTGGCTGGCGCGGAAAGGTGGCGTGGTGAGCCTGCCGGAAGCCGCCAAAATGGTGGATGGGATTCTCGCCGGGCTGGAGCACCTGCATGCGCGCCAGATCGTTCACCGCGACCTGAAGCCGGCCAATGTGCTGCTGCAAGGGGAAACGCCCCGGCTGGCGGACTTTGGCATTGCGCGGGTGGTGCGTGCCACCTCCCACACGGGACACATTGCCGGCACACCGGCTTACATGCCGCCGGAGGCCTTCGACGGCGTACGTACCGAGCAGGGCGATCTGTGGGCCGCCGGCGTGGTTTTCCAGCAGCTCATCACCGGTGGGTTGCCCTTTCCACAACCCGACCTCACTTCCCTGATGGCGGCCATCCTCACCCGCGAGCCGGCGCCGCTTCCGGCGGACTTTCCGCCTGCTGTGCGGTCATTTCTGGCGACGGCGCTGTGCAAGGACCCGGCGCGCCGTTTTGCCACAGCCACGGCGATGCGGCGGGCGTTGGCGCAGGCCGTTGCGGCGTCAGCCCCGGTCGGGGCCTGGGGGGCGTCCCCGGCGACAGCGCCGGCGCGTCCGGCCACCGACAGCCGGGCAGCCGCTGTCACCGTACCGGCGGCATCCGTTCCGGCGCCGGTTTCGACGCCGGCCGGGGCTGCTCCGTCTGCAATCCCGGCCACCCCGACCGCCGATACGCTGCCGCTGCCGCCGGACCGCGCTGCCGGCCTCGGCCCGGCAGCTTCCGCTGCCCTGGGCAGCCACAACAAAAACCGTCTGGACAGCGAGACCCCCGGCACAGAGAGCCGGGGCAACCAGGGCCGGGAAAGCCAGGGCCGGGAAAGCCAGGGCCGGGAAAGCCAGGGTTGGTGGTGGATTGCGGCTGGTGTTGCCGTAACCCTGCTGCTGGGGGCGACGTTGTTTCTGGCCCTGCTGGTCTATTTTCAGGGCCAGGCTTTCCGCTCCCAGGCACAGCCGGCTCCTGTGCCGCCGGTTGTGGAACCGGTGCCCTCTCCGCCAGCTCCCACGGCGTCAGATACCCCGGCTGAACCTGCTGCCGAGCCACCCGCGCCGCCGACCTCCCTCGAACCGGGTTCGGAAGGGTTTTACGTCATTGCCTTCTCGGCCAAAACGGCCGAGGCTGCCGAAGCCAGAAAACAGTCCTATCTCAAGGCCGGCTTGCAGCCCTTTGTCGTCAAAACGGACGACTGGACGAACTTCGAGCCGGGCTTTTACATCGTGGCGCTGGGGATTTACCCCACGGAAGCTGAGGCAAAGGCTGTCGCGTCACTGGCAAAGGAAAAGGGAATCAGTGCCTATACCAAAGCCTCCGGCCCGCCCCGCCAGCCCGAAGCTGCCGGCCCGGACGCCCCGAACCCGGATGACGTACCGGGGGATTTCCCGGAGGCTTCCCTTCGCGATCTCACCGATGACGACCTGCGCGACCTGACCGCAGAAGAGCTGCGGCTGATGCGCAACGAGATACTGGCGCGGCATGGCTATCGTTTTTCCGACCCGGAGTTGGCGGCACACTTTGGCGCGCAGCCGTGGTACCATCCGACCGACGGTAATGCCGAAGACAAGCTGACCGCCGTGGAGCGCCGCAACATCGCGCGGATTCGGCAGGCCGAAAAACAAGCCAGAGCCGCCGAACGCACCCCCAAAGATTGA
- a CDS encoding SpoVR family protein, giving the protein MDKELAALEEALERIWEIARGFGLDPFPVNFEIVPATVMYEIGSYALPGRFSHWTFGKAYHRMKTMYDFGLSRIYEVVINTNPAYGFLLETNSPLQNKLVMAHVLGHVDFFKHNAYFAHTNRRMVDEVNLHAARIEEYEFKYGRKTVEAFLDAVLSIEEHIDPNFLIRKERDLPPPPEKKATSGRENPFEDILRLGEKPAGETAPPPKRKPGEPVYPEKDLVWFIANYSPALEDWQRDVMMMIHDEMLYFVPQMQTKIMNEGWASYWHARIMRELCEGTDDFVEFAELHASVVSPHKGQLNPYYLGYKIFEDIERRWDNPTAEEREAYGRPGGQGREKIFEVREVDNDVSFLRNYLTEELVEELDLYVYELVDDEEWTITEKRWERVRDQLVANMTNFGFPYIEVTEGDYNRNRELYLTHRFDGAELDLKYARKVLEYVYALWGRPVHLETRADNEPLVLHYDGGSHDED; this is encoded by the coding sequence GTGGACAAAGAACTGGCTGCCCTGGAAGAAGCTCTCGAACGCATCTGGGAAATCGCCCGTGGGTTTGGTCTCGACCCGTTTCCGGTCAACTTCGAGATCGTACCGGCAACGGTCATGTACGAGATTGGCTCGTATGCGCTGCCGGGCCGTTTCTCCCACTGGACGTTCGGCAAGGCTTACCACCGGATGAAGACGATGTATGACTTCGGGCTGTCGCGCATCTATGAAGTCGTCATCAACACGAACCCGGCCTATGGCTTCCTGCTCGAAACCAACTCACCCCTCCAGAACAAGCTCGTGATGGCGCACGTGCTGGGGCACGTCGATTTCTTCAAGCACAACGCCTACTTTGCCCATACCAACCGGCGGATGGTGGATGAAGTCAACCTGCATGCGGCGCGTATCGAGGAATATGAGTTCAAATACGGCCGCAAGACCGTCGAGGCGTTTCTGGATGCCGTGCTCTCCATCGAGGAGCACATAGACCCCAACTTTCTCATTCGCAAGGAACGCGACCTGCCCCCGCCGCCGGAGAAAAAAGCCACCAGCGGCCGGGAAAACCCCTTCGAGGACATCCTGCGGCTGGGCGAGAAGCCGGCTGGCGAGACGGCACCGCCGCCGAAGCGCAAGCCGGGCGAGCCGGTCTATCCCGAAAAAGACCTCGTCTGGTTCATCGCCAACTATTCTCCTGCACTCGAAGACTGGCAGCGCGACGTGATGATGATGATTCACGACGAAATGCTCTATTTCGTGCCGCAGATGCAGACAAAAATCATGAATGAAGGCTGGGCGAGCTACTGGCATGCCCGCATCATGCGTGAACTGTGCGAGGGCACGGATGATTTCGTCGAGTTTGCCGAACTCCATGCTTCGGTCGTCTCGCCACACAAGGGACAGCTCAATCCCTACTATCTGGGCTACAAAATCTTTGAAGACATCGAGCGCCGCTGGGACAACCCGACGGCTGAGGAACGGGAAGCCTACGGCCGTCCCGGCGGGCAGGGGCGCGAAAAAATCTTCGAGGTGCGCGAGGTGGATAACGACGTGTCCTTCCTGCGCAACTACCTGACGGAAGAGCTGGTTGAAGAACTGGACCTCTATGTCTATGAACTCGTGGATGACGAGGAGTGGACGATTACGGAAAAACGCTGGGAGCGCGTCCGCGATCAGTTGGTGGCGAATATGACCAACTTCGGCTTCCCGTACATCGAGGTCACGGAGGGCGATTACAACCGGAACCGGGAGTTGTACCTGACCCACCGGTTTGACGGCGCGGAACTCGACCTGAAATACGCGCGCAAGGTGCTGGAGTACGTGTACGCCCTGTGGGGGCGGCCGGTGCACCTTGAAACCCGCGCGGACAATGAGCCGCTGGTCCTGCACTATGACGGAGGCAGCCACGACGAAGACTAG
- a CDS encoding ubiquitin-conjugating enzyme E2, with protein MATPDDVRRARLAADYEEMRTIRGEYIHWQNLNVPATDYIVTLRIRSYIGPNTTRDEHQIRILLSPNHPFEKPTVMMHGMTPIFHPHVWPDGKICIGHWDFREGLASFVIKLARLFQFDPQLIDPHSIANYKAADWFYANPTLFPCDQAQLPVPGEKPTHTFVVKRITPPRPTDGRSGGRFQVRS; from the coding sequence ATGGCCACGCCTGATGATGTCCGGCGCGCTCGCCTGGCGGCGGACTATGAGGAAATGCGCACCATCCGGGGCGAATACATCCACTGGCAAAACCTCAACGTCCCGGCCACGGACTACATCGTGACGCTTCGGATTCGCAGCTACATCGGCCCCAACACAACCCGCGACGAGCACCAGATTCGGATTCTGCTGTCGCCCAACCATCCTTTCGAGAAGCCGACCGTGATGATGCACGGCATGACCCCCATTTTTCATCCGCACGTGTGGCCGGACGGCAAAATCTGCATTGGTCACTGGGACTTCCGCGAGGGGCTGGCGTCGTTTGTCATCAAGCTGGCGCGTCTGTTTCAGTTCGACCCACAGCTCATTGACCCGCACAGCATCGCCAACTACAAGGCGGCGGACTGGTTCTATGCCAATCCGACGCTGTTTCCCTGTGATCAGGCGCAACTGCCCGTCCCCGGCGAAAAGCCGACGCATACCTTTGTGGTCAAACGGATTACCCCGCCCCGACCGACCGACGGCCGTTCGGGCGGACGCTTTCAGGTTCGCTCATGA
- the ubiE gene encoding bifunctional demethylmenaquinone methyltransferase/2-methoxy-6-polyprenyl-1,4-benzoquinol methylase UbiE, translating into MENPIAFQGSEKARRIQAMFAGIAPTYDQLNHWLSLNIDKRWRRAAVREVQDVLTRPGARALDVCCGTADLSLELGRLAPTVGVDFCQPMLLRGMEKVRQSGRPVHLLAGDALALPFADASFDVATVAFGIRNVVDLDGALSELYRVLKPGGKVAILEFSHPVVPGLKSLFGFYFTQILPRIGNAVSRSGYAYSYLPASVQNFPDQATLAARMTQAGFQQVKWRNLSGGIAALHTGGKPALAGQ; encoded by the coding sequence ATGGAAAATCCCATTGCCTTTCAGGGTTCGGAAAAAGCCCGGCGCATCCAGGCGATGTTTGCCGGCATTGCGCCGACCTACGACCAGCTCAACCACTGGCTTTCCCTCAACATTGACAAACGCTGGCGACGTGCAGCCGTCCGGGAAGTGCAGGACGTGCTGACGCGGCCCGGCGCCCGCGCCCTTGATGTCTGCTGTGGGACGGCCGATCTGTCACTGGAACTGGGGCGTCTGGCTCCCACGGTCGGCGTGGATTTCTGTCAGCCGATGCTGCTCCGGGGCATGGAGAAAGTCCGGCAGAGTGGCCGCCCGGTGCATCTGCTCGCCGGCGACGCCCTGGCGCTTCCCTTTGCCGATGCCAGTTTCGATGTCGCCACCGTCGCTTTTGGGATTCGCAACGTCGTGGATTTGGATGGTGCGCTGTCCGAGCTGTACCGCGTGCTGAAGCCGGGCGGCAAAGTGGCCATTCTGGAGTTTTCCCATCCGGTTGTGCCCGGCCTCAAATCGCTGTTCGGCTTCTACTTCACGCAGATTCTGCCGCGCATCGGCAATGCCGTCTCACGGTCAGGCTATGCGTACTCGTATTTGCCGGCGTCAGTACAGAACTTCCCCGATCAGGCCACCCTTGCCGCCCGGATGACACAGGCCGGGTTTCAGCAGGTGAAGTGGCGCAACCTGTCGGGTGGAATTGCGGCCCTGCACACCGGCGGCAAGCCAGCCCTTGCCGGCCAGTAG
- a CDS encoding protein-glutamate O-methyltransferase CheR, with product MPVKKRNLANPHLPQLEKALAQVYGWAPNETLRAALQAVVTDKARRLLFDEMTYCRVAAQSPGELHSVAEEIALGETSFFREPEQFRALWRMVLPELIEKRAGTKRLRLWSAGCSTGEEPFSLAMILEDLLGEAPDWRIEILAVDLRSKALLHASQGRYHPLQLRNLDPALRDRFFHGSQAPDAPPGELDRRLRRNIRLRHANLYDPHLWQHLPGPFDVIVCSNVLTHMHYTAVQQTTARIQQALAPGGYLLVGSVEVGLVNQARLRSSQALPRGFFHRPE from the coding sequence ATGCCGGTCAAGAAGCGAAATCTGGCCAATCCCCACCTGCCGCAGCTCGAAAAGGCGCTGGCCCAGGTTTACGGCTGGGCCCCGAATGAGACCCTGCGCGCGGCGTTGCAGGCGGTGGTGACAGACAAGGCGCGCCGGCTGCTCTTTGACGAGATGACCTACTGCCGCGTGGCCGCGCAGTCGCCCGGCGAACTTCATTCGGTTGCGGAGGAAATTGCGCTGGGTGAAACCAGTTTCTTCCGCGAGCCGGAGCAGTTTCGGGCACTGTGGCGCATGGTCCTGCCCGAACTCATTGAGAAGCGCGCCGGCACGAAGCGCCTGCGGTTGTGGAGCGCCGGCTGCTCGACGGGCGAGGAGCCGTTCTCGCTGGCGATGATTCTGGAAGACCTGCTTGGAGAAGCACCCGACTGGCGCATCGAAATCCTGGCCGTGGACCTGCGCAGCAAAGCCCTGCTGCATGCCAGCCAGGGGCGTTACCATCCACTCCAGTTGCGCAATCTCGACCCGGCGCTACGCGACCGGTTTTTCCACGGCAGCCAGGCCCCGGATGCACCACCGGGCGAGCTTGACCGCCGGTTGCGCCGCAACATCCGCCTGCGCCATGCCAACCTGTACGACCCGCACCTGTGGCAACACCTGCCGGGGCCGTTCGATGTCATCGTGTGCAGCAATGTGTTGACGCACATGCACTACACGGCCGTACAGCAGACGACGGCCCGCATCCAGCAGGCGCTGGCTCCGGGCGGCTATCTGCTGGTCGGGAGTGTCGAGGTCGGATTGGTCAACCAGGCGCGGCTGCGTTCTTCACAGGCGTTGCCACGTGGCTTTTTCCACCGTCCGGAGTGA
- a CDS encoding peptidylprolyl isomerase, with translation MSLCCLTAGWCSTAWGQRRSGPPPVLGRANSAQQAFARLLQLEDERYYHAEEFVDFLGSANARVRRRACLALGRIGDPRSYTLLLERLYDDGNARVRAMAAFALGELETTEPLEDLRRVLLRETEMLPVRARCVEALGKIAAANARTLDADTLQGLLAAVLKSLPQPAEDIPPGSERELFTTLSLTAVMRMRHAASLPPLLRWLASPNAAVRFHAANALARLSDLPEAERTLTREREKLVAYFRDEEQVVVQVALARVLGAMGDGEATAALLHRLASEEVAVRIAVIRALSNARQPEEVIPLLLDRLRAGLSRYAKVEADERPTWDGLPELLTLAEALGRLKAVEAQPWLEQLRMLPTGRLGANPEVEIALARLGTAAFLGADPEKPLLPPDDDWRAQAHYFAGLAALPPEEPRRRRVVEDFLARTGLDARARTALLAAVPKTPAWATVWEQELRHPDVMVRAAAAAALEVLPPTDQGRKALIAALTTAREDTQNDARLAILKALAADPHPDTEAAFDLALRDPDWLVRRQAGEILRRRLPSTLSEEERAQAGETLDSRIGICRTNRPAAFYGRLVRQYARHPRAVITTTKGELTLELFSEDAPLTVENFIALAERGFFDDLTFHRVVPNFVVQGGDPRGDSDGGPGYQIRCEINERPYLRGSVGMALSGKDTGGSQWFICHLPQPHLDGGYTCFGQVVEGWETLDRLVRQDRILSIRLVRD, from the coding sequence TTGTCTCTGTGTTGTCTGACGGCCGGCTGGTGTTCCACGGCGTGGGGGCAGCGGCGTTCAGGTCCGCCGCCGGTTCTGGGGCGCGCCAACTCAGCCCAGCAGGCCTTTGCACGGCTGCTTCAACTTGAAGATGAGCGGTACTACCACGCCGAGGAGTTCGTGGATTTCCTTGGTTCCGCCAACGCCCGCGTACGGCGGCGCGCCTGCCTGGCGCTTGGCCGCATTGGCGATCCCCGGTCATACACCCTGCTGCTGGAACGGCTCTACGATGACGGCAACGCGCGGGTGCGCGCCATGGCCGCCTTTGCGCTGGGCGAACTGGAAACGACCGAGCCACTGGAAGACCTGCGCCGGGTGCTGTTGCGGGAAACGGAGATGCTGCCGGTGCGGGCGCGCTGCGTAGAAGCTCTGGGCAAAATCGCCGCCGCCAATGCCAGAACCCTCGATGCCGACACACTTCAGGGGCTGTTGGCCGCCGTGCTGAAGTCCCTGCCGCAGCCTGCCGAAGACATCCCGCCCGGCAGCGAACGTGAGCTGTTCACCACATTGAGCCTGACCGCCGTGATGCGGATGCGCCATGCGGCAAGCCTGCCGCCGCTGCTCAGGTGGCTGGCGTCGCCAAATGCTGCCGTTCGTTTCCACGCGGCCAACGCCCTGGCGCGGTTGAGCGATCTGCCGGAGGCGGAAAGAACCCTGACCCGCGAACGCGAGAAGCTCGTGGCGTACTTCCGGGATGAAGAGCAGGTGGTTGTGCAGGTGGCTCTGGCGCGGGTGCTGGGCGCCATGGGGGACGGAGAAGCCACGGCAGCCCTGCTCCACCGCCTGGCTTCCGAAGAAGTTGCCGTACGGATTGCCGTCATCCGGGCTTTGTCAAACGCGCGCCAGCCGGAGGAAGTCATCCCGCTATTGCTGGACCGGCTGCGTGCCGGGCTGTCCCGCTATGCCAAAGTGGAAGCCGATGAGCGCCCGACCTGGGATGGTCTGCCGGAGCTTCTGACGCTGGCTGAGGCCCTGGGGCGCCTGAAAGCTGTGGAAGCGCAACCGTGGTTGGAACAACTGCGGATGCTGCCGACGGGCAGGCTGGGGGCCAACCCGGAAGTCGAAATTGCCCTGGCGCGGCTGGGCACGGCGGCCTTTCTGGGGGCTGACCCTGAAAAGCCGCTGCTTCCGCCGGACGACGACTGGCGGGCGCAGGCGCATTACTTTGCCGGTCTGGCCGCACTGCCGCCGGAAGAGCCGCGCCGCCGCCGCGTGGTCGAGGATTTTCTGGCGCGAACCGGCCTTGATGCCCGTGCGCGCACGGCGCTGCTGGCGGCCGTGCCGAAAACGCCGGCGTGGGCCACCGTCTGGGAGCAGGAACTGCGTCACCCGGACGTCATGGTGCGGGCGGCCGCCGCCGCCGCGTTGGAAGTGCTGCCGCCGACCGACCAGGGGCGAAAGGCGCTCATTGCCGCCCTGACTACGGCGCGGGAGGACACGCAAAACGATGCCCGGCTGGCCATCCTCAAGGCCTTGGCAGCCGACCCGCATCCCGACACAGAAGCTGCCTTTGATCTGGCCCTGCGTGACCCGGACTGGCTGGTACGCAGGCAGGCCGGTGAAATACTCCGGCGGCGGCTTCCGTCCACCCTGAGCGAGGAAGAGCGCGCGCAGGCAGGCGAGACGCTCGACAGCCGGATTGGGATTTGCCGCACAAACCGTCCGGCAGCCTTTTATGGCCGGCTGGTGCGGCAGTATGCGCGGCATCCGCGCGCCGTCATCACCACGACCAAAGGCGAACTGACCCTGGAATTGTTTTCCGAGGATGCGCCTCTGACGGTTGAGAACTTCATCGCCCTGGCCGAACGTGGTTTCTTCGACGACCTGACCTTTCACCGGGTCGTTCCCAACTTTGTCGTCCAGGGCGGCGATCCACGCGGCGACAGCGACGGCGGGCCCGGCTACCAGATTCGCTGCGAAATCAACGAACGGCCCTACCTGCGGGGCAGTGTCGGCATGGCGCTTTCCGGCAAGGATACAGGCGGAAGCCAGTGGTTCATCTGCCACCTGCCGCAGCCACACCTGGACGGCGGCTACACCTGTTTCGGGCAGGTCGTCGAAGGCTGGGAGACCCTGGACCGGCTGGTGCGCCAGGACCGCATTCTAAGCATTCGTCTGGTGAGGGATTAG
- the moaC gene encoding cyclic pyranopterin monophosphate synthase MoaC codes for MPFSHIDETGRLTMVDVGEKPITDRTATASGVVLMRPETLAAIRARTTPKGDPLETARLAGIMAAKQTDRLIPLCHTLPLAYVNVELTLAADHILITATARARASTGVEMEALTAVSVAALTLFDMCKAIDRTMRITDIQVRSKTGGASDWLASGTPTSDAPPSPDMTPSGAGT; via the coding sequence ATGCCGTTCAGCCACATTGACGAAACCGGACGCCTCACGATGGTGGATGTCGGAGAAAAGCCAATCACCGACCGGACGGCGACGGCTTCGGGCGTGGTGTTGATGCGGCCGGAAACCCTGGCGGCCATTCGCGCCCGGACAACACCCAAGGGCGATCCGCTCGAAACCGCCCGTCTGGCGGGCATCATGGCGGCCAAGCAAACCGACCGGCTGATTCCCCTGTGCCATACGCTGCCGCTGGCCTATGTCAACGTCGAACTGACGCTGGCGGCGGACCACATCCTCATCACCGCGACGGCCCGGGCGCGGGCCAGCACGGGCGTCGAGATGGAGGCCCTGACCGCCGTCAGTGTGGCGGCGCTCACCCTATTTGACATGTGCAAGGCCATTGACCGTACGATGCGGATTACGGACATTCAGGTACGGTCAAAAACGGGCGGCGCGTCGGACTGGCTGGCGTCGGGGACGCCGACTTCGGACGCGCCACCATCACCGGACATGACTCCCTCCGGGGCGGGAACCTAA
- a CDS encoding MauE/DoxX family redox-associated membrane protein, producing MRYENVAEPASQPSEAVSLPWRFYLGWGLAALLGLVWLAAGVIKALEPFDFVRQVAGFQLVPGKAMQTALAWGLLVAECALGAALILGYRLRWALVGAGGLTLIFMGALGWVILAGIPVEDCGCFGSQVKRSPKEALLEDSLMLLVTVVSGWLVWKPQATVTALQPRRWRGLGVLLCALFGLLTPLAFGFPLGGSDWSRVKVSGTTVNVATGERLVALIDTECSHCQESVPQLNAYVGVKDFPLFVALCSNEEWRRKFFIQRFGAKFELGEISKEDFKRLLADGDTPRIVLLRQGKVLAVWNGTPPSPDEVRRARAKRP from the coding sequence ATGAGGTACGAAAACGTCGCCGAACCGGCTTCCCAACCTTCGGAAGCCGTTTCCCTGCCGTGGCGGTTTTATCTTGGCTGGGGGCTGGCCGCGCTTCTGGGTCTGGTGTGGCTGGCTGCCGGCGTCATCAAGGCGCTCGAACCCTTTGATTTCGTGCGGCAGGTGGCCGGTTTCCAGCTCGTGCCGGGAAAAGCCATGCAAACGGCCCTAGCTTGGGGCTTGCTTGTGGCCGAGTGCGCGCTGGGCGCGGCGCTGATTCTCGGCTACCGCCTGCGCTGGGCGCTGGTGGGGGCCGGAGGCCTCACCCTTATCTTCATGGGCGCGCTGGGGTGGGTCATCCTCGCCGGCATTCCGGTCGAGGACTGTGGCTGTTTTGGCTCACAGGTCAAACGCAGCCCAAAGGAAGCCCTGCTGGAGGATAGTCTGATGCTGCTGGTGACCGTGGTTTCGGGATGGCTGGTGTGGAAACCGCAGGCCACAGTGACGGCCTTGCAGCCACGCCGCTGGCGCGGTCTGGGCGTCCTGCTCTGTGCGTTGTTTGGTCTGCTCACGCCGCTGGCTTTTGGCTTCCCGCTTGGCGGCAGCGACTGGTCGCGGGTCAAGGTCTCCGGGACCACGGTCAATGTGGCGACGGGCGAACGTCTCGTGGCGCTCATTGACACGGAGTGCAGCCATTGCCAGGAAAGCGTCCCGCAGCTCAATGCCTATGTGGGCGTGAAGGATTTTCCGCTGTTCGTGGCGCTCTGCTCCAATGAGGAATGGCGTCGCAAGTTTTTCATTCAGCGGTTCGGGGCCAAGTTCGAGCTGGGTGAGATTTCCAAAGAGGACTTCAAGCGTCTGCTGGCGGATGGCGACACCCCGCGTATCGTTCTGCTGCGGCAGGGAAAAGTGCTGGCCGTCTGGAATGGCACGCCGCCCAGCCCTGATGAGGTGCGTCGCGCCCGCGCCAAACGTCCGTAG